In Spirosoma pollinicola, the genomic window ATAAGCTTTTTACAACAACAAGATACACCGCGCTGATGCGCCAACGGACTTAACAGAGAAGTAAGTAAACCCTTGTTTAACAGCTTTTTACCCTGTTATTAATAGCAATTGGGCTTACGCCGAATTAGTGAAGTTAGTACCCAAAATACCTGTCCCCGACGTACCTCTTCACTATGGGTGTTTATGGCGTTGTTTAACCAACGTAATATAGTGCTACAAATCTAACATTAATTGACCGCTGGGTAATGCCTGAATCGTTTGAAAGCTGGACAGACTGATGCCCACCAGTCGTACCCCTTTTGTTAAGTCCTGGATTCCCGATAGCAAGTCCATACTCAGTTGTTGTAGCTGAGATAAATTAGTGACGGCCGTGAGCATTGTCCGACTTCGGGTAATCTGCTGAAAATCCGCGTACTTGACTTTTAACGTGACCGTTCTGCCTACCATACCCGTGCGTTCACAGTAAGCCCACACTCGTATGACTAGTGGGCTTAACTGATCCGCTATAGCGGCATAATCGGTCAAATCCTGCTCAAACGTTGTTTCAGCGCCCACTGACTTCCGTTCCCGATTGGGCGTAACCGGCCGCTGATCAATAGCGCGCGCTATGGAATAAAAGTAAGCACCTGCCTTGCCAAAATGCTCGTTTAAGAATAGTTCGCTCCGCGCCCGTAAATCCATCCCCGTAAAGATGCCCAGCTGATTCATTTTATCGGCCGTTACGCGGCCAATACCATGAAACTGGCCAACCAGAAGTTTTTCGACAAATGCCAGGCCCTGGTGTGGTTTGATGACAAATAGTCCATCCGGTTTTCGATAGTCCGAGGCTAATTTAGCTAAGAATTTATTATAGGAAACCCCCGCTGATGCCGTTAATTGGGTTCGTGCTTTAATCTGCTCCTTAATGGTTTGCGCCAGTTGCGTAGCGGTGCACCCATCGGGTAGGCTAGCCGTTACATCCAGATACGCTTCATCGAGTGAGAGCGGTTCAATCAAATCCGTATACTGAGCAAACACAGTCCGAATCTGAGCCGATACGGCTTTATATACCTCAAATCGCGGCTTGACAAATAGTAGGTCAGGGCACTTCCGGATCGCGATCGACGAGGCCATTGCCGAACGTACGCCATAGGTTCGGGCTTCATAGCTGGCTGCCGCGACAACACCCCGCTGACGGGAGCCGCCAACGGCCACAGGCTTTCCGCGTAAGTCAGGATTATCGCGCTGCTCAACCGATGCGTAAAAGGCGTCCATATCGACGTGGATAATTTTACGAAATTGAGTCTGTTCCTGCGCCATGAATGAATCCCAGGTGTCGTTTAAGTTGAAAAATTTATTTTTCCGAGGTGCGTAATGTCCAAAATTTTGGACATTACGCATCGATTTCAAGGCTATGGATAAACCGATTCGATCTCCGGCTTATAATTGGACGGATGACTTAGATTACATGAACCAGTCTGCTGAAAGCGGCTTGTCTGAGCCGTTACTATCTGTTCAGCCGGACTATACCAACGCCCGGTCATCCGGTATAAAGCTGCCTCGAATTCCCGCAACTGCCGATCCAGTTCGGGCTGATCAGGTTTGAGCATTTTCTTTTCGGTCATTGAACACGTTATCGAAAACCGGCCGTAGCCACCCTGCATGACGGAAGAAGTGGTTATGAATTATTTGCCATCGGGTAGACATCTAAACCGATTTGCTCAAGATAAGGCTCTAAAGCAATGCTGCTGCGGAACGAACGGCAGGCTGTTATCTGATTTAGATCCTGACTGTAGCGGATCTCAACGTAGAAAGTTTCCAGGGCATACAGACATAAATACGATATGCCGACTCGTCTGGTTACTAAAAAAGTGCCGTCTTCGAAGGCACTTGCCAGCTGCTTTTCGTGGGAAAGCCGATTGAACTCGTAGAGGGTCATGACCAAATTTTAAGCTCTAATTTACGTAAAAACCTGAAAACATTAGGATTTATAATACAGTACACATATAATAGCCCCCGAAATTATATTTTACTTGTATTAGATGCCTATGAAAACAAGGGTCAGAACCCGATTTACAATTAGAAAAGCTGGCATAAAAAGTCGGTTAAGAATACCGTTATTTCTTTCACGCGTCCACTGCGGGTTTCCCTCGCCGGCGACCGATTATTTGGAAAACGTCTTGGATTTGAACGAGTTGTGTATCGTCCATCCTGACGATACCTATTTTGTTCGAGTTGAAGGAAACAGTATGGTCAATCCGCGTGCCCGACTCGATTCCAGGATTGATGACGGGGATATTCTGGTGGTGGATTGTCTGATTGAGCCTGTCGATGGTCAGGTTATTGTGGCGTTTGTGAATGAGGGATACGTTGTCAGGCGTATGAAGCGGGTAGGGGAGATGTTGCTGCTGAAAGCAGACAATCCAAGCTACGAGCCAATCTATATGCACCCGGGTGACCCAGGGGAGGACTCCTTTGTGTTTGGAACCGTTGTCTGGGTATTTTTTAAACCATCGATCTTGCCCTAACCTTTTCGAGTATGTACGCTCATTTTGACGCCTTGTCGTTTTACGCCAGTTGTCACATTTCGTTTCAGCACCCGCTCCGCAAACAGCCCGTTATTGTTTTATCCAACAACGACGGTAACGTAGTGGCGCAAAATGGGATTGCCAAACAGTTAGGGATTACCCGTGGAACTCCTTTTTTCAAAATTAAGGAGTTGGTTGGTCAGCAGGGTATTCACGTCTTCTCAAGCACGTACCCGTTATACGGAGATATGTCGAGACGAATTTTTGCCATCGTTGGCCGGTTCATCGAACGCGTGGAGGTGTATTCGATTGATGAGGGCTTCTTCGATCTGGCGGGTTATGAGGCTATCTATCCCGATTTACGGGAACTGGCGCAGACGATCCAGTCCACGACGTACCGTAGTAGCCGCATACCCATAAATATCGGCATTGCGCCCACCAAAACACTCTGCAAGGTAGCCACATGGTTTGCCAAAAAATGTCCCGAACATAAAGGTATATGCGTACTGGATACCCCGGCCAAGATCAGTCAGGCATTGGATGAGTTTGGAATAGGAGACTTATGGGGCATTGGGGATCGCTACGAACGATTGCTTTTAGCGAACGGTATCCAGACGGCAGCTCAGCTGCGTAATTTACCGGATGACTGGATCAGGCAGTTTCTGACGGTTACCGGGCTTCGACTGGTGTATGAACTGCGGGGCCAGCCTTGTAAAGCGCTGGAGATCGAACCCGCCAGAAAGAAATCTATTTGCACGGCTCCCAGCTTCGGCATGCCGGTGAGCGGCCTGGAGCCGCTTCGTGAGGCGGTTACTACGTATCTCTCCAGAGCGGCCGTTAAACTGCGAAACCAGGCATCAGCAGCCGGATACATTACCGTGTTTCTACACACGAATTATTTCCGTACCAATGACCGGCAGTACTCCAACAGTCGCACGGTAAAGTTACCTCATCACAGCTGCAGCGATGCTGAACTGATCCGATACGGGCTGGCCGCTTTGGAGTCCATTTACCGGGAGGGGTACAATTTTCAGAAAGTGGGTATTATGCTGACGGATCTGGTGGATTGGGACCATCGGCAGTTTAGTGTCTTTGACGTTGAACCCGATGAGCGCTGGAAACGGGTTTATTCAGCCGTTGACCGCATCAATCATCGGTACGGACGTGGGCGGGTCAGACTGGCCAGCCAGGGCTTTACGGAATCGGCCTGGCTTATGAAGCAAAATTTTCGTTCACCCTGCTACACTACCCGGTGGAAGGATATTCTCGTGGTAAAATAAGGCAGGAGGACTACTATTTGGCTATTGCTTAATGATCGTATTCTCCTTTTCAATTGAAAAGAAGATGCTTTGCTGAATTATATTTATTGACGCTGTAAATCTTTAAAAGCACTCCAGATATAGAACAACTTAGGAATTGGTTCGTGTAAACGTAGTTCATACCCGCCCATTCCATCATCAAGCAAAAATGGTTCAATGGTAAACGTATACTTAATGGTTTTGTACATAATTCCTTCCTCCAATAAGATCTTACCCAGTTCAATTGTGTATCCCTTTGCCGCCTGTATCACCGAAAACGCGTCAGCTATCGAACTTCCGGCTGGGACCAGGTAAAGTGTGTCAATTTTTTGTCGCTCTTTAGCGCTGACCCCAACTCTCATCCGCACGCTAAGCAGATTGACATCTAACTTTAATTGCTCGACGGATTTCCTGGGTAACACCAGTTTGCCGGTTCGTGAAATATAACCGGCGATACAAACTGGCCTGCTTCCAGGTAAATTACTTTGGGCTAATCTAATATCATCTGGCGTGTGAACAGTGGGGGCGTAATTAGTAGGTATCATGAGACGCTGAACTATGACCTTAGGCCAATGGAAGCCTGAAATAAAATCATTCTGTCTGCATATAATTATGGAAAGAGAATTATTTTTTTTTCGGCCTGCTCTTATCTAATCCAAATTCTGTTGGAAGAGCGTTAAGTAACTTTCCCCATTAAACATCTGGTATCAATTAATATAACCGGCCAGCTTACTTGTTCACCACCACAAATTCGACCCGCCGATTCTCTGGACATCCGGTAGGTGGTGGGCAGTTACGTTGTAATGGCCGTTTATCCCCATACCCTTTTAATTCGATTCGGCGATGGTCAATGCCCTGGCTGGCCATATACTGTTGAATGGCAGCTACCCGTTCTTCCGATAATTCCTGGTTAAGTTTGGCATCGCCGATTACATCTGTGTGGCCTTCGAGTCGAATGCGCAAGGTGGCTTGCTGTCTCATCTGGTCAATCAATTTATCCAGCTCCGGAAATGATTCGGGTAACAGATCAGTGGAGGAAGCTTTAAAATAAACATTATTAAGTCGCACTACCTGCCCCTGACGGTAAGGGGGTTTGGGT contains:
- the dinB gene encoding DNA polymerase IV, which codes for MAQEQTQFRKIIHVDMDAFYASVEQRDNPDLRGKPVAVGGSRQRGVVAAASYEARTYGVRSAMASSIAIRKCPDLLFVKPRFEVYKAVSAQIRTVFAQYTDLIEPLSLDEAYLDVTASLPDGCTATQLAQTIKEQIKARTQLTASAGVSYNKFLAKLASDYRKPDGLFVIKPHQGLAFVEKLLVGQFHGIGRVTADKMNQLGIFTGMDLRARSELFLNEHFGKAGAYFYSIARAIDQRPVTPNRERKSVGAETTFEQDLTDYAAIADQLSPLVIRVWAYCERTGMVGRTVTLKVKYADFQQITRSRTMLTAVTNLSQLQQLSMDLLSGIQDLTKGVRLVGISLSSFQTIQALPSGQLMLDL
- a CDS encoding LexA family protein, translating into MKTRVRTRFTIRKAGIKSRLRIPLFLSRVHCGFPSPATDYLENVLDLNELCIVHPDDTYFVRVEGNSMVNPRARLDSRIDDGDILVVDCLIEPVDGQVIVAFVNEGYVVRRMKRVGEMLLLKADNPSYEPIYMHPGDPGEDSFVFGTVVWVFFKPSILP
- a CDS encoding Y-family DNA polymerase, with translation MYAHFDALSFYASCHISFQHPLRKQPVIVLSNNDGNVVAQNGIAKQLGITRGTPFFKIKELVGQQGIHVFSSTYPLYGDMSRRIFAIVGRFIERVEVYSIDEGFFDLAGYEAIYPDLRELAQTIQSTTYRSSRIPINIGIAPTKTLCKVATWFAKKCPEHKGICVLDTPAKISQALDEFGIGDLWGIGDRYERLLLANGIQTAAQLRNLPDDWIRQFLTVTGLRLVYELRGQPCKALEIEPARKKSICTAPSFGMPVSGLEPLREAVTTYLSRAAVKLRNQASAAGYITVFLHTNYFRTNDRQYSNSRTVKLPHHSCSDAELIRYGLAALESIYREGYNFQKVGIMLTDLVDWDHRQFSVFDVEPDERWKRVYSAVDRINHRYGRGRVRLASQGFTESAWLMKQNFRSPCYTTRWKDILVVK